A genomic stretch from Peromyscus eremicus chromosome 6, PerEre_H2_v1, whole genome shotgun sequence includes:
- the Rap2b gene encoding ras-related protein Rap-2b, whose translation MREYKVVVLGSGGVGKSALTVQFVTGSFIEKYDPTIEDFYRKEIEVDSSPSVLEILDTAGTEQFASMRDLYIKNGQGFILVYSLVNQQSFQDIKPMRDQIIRVKRYERVPMILVGNKVDLEGEREVSYGEGKALAEEWSCPFMETSAKNKASVDELFAEIVRQMNYAAQPNGDEGCCSACVIL comes from the coding sequence ATGAGAGAGTACAAAGTGGTGGTGCTGGGCTCGGGCGGCGTGGGCAAGTCCGCGCTGACCGTGCAGTTCGTGACAGGTTCCTTCATCGAGAAGTACGACCCGACCATCGAGGACTTCTACCGCAAGGAGATTGAGGTGGATTCGTCGCCGTCGGTGCTGGAGATCCTGGACACCGCGGGCACCGAGCAGTTTGCATCCATGCGGGACCTGTACATCAAGAATGGCCAGGGTTTCATCCTCGTCTACAGCTTGGTCAACCAGCAGAGCTTCCAGGACATCAAGCCCATGCGGGACCAGATCATCCGCGTGAAGCGGTACGAGCGCGTACCTATGATCCTGGTGGGCAACAAGGTGGACCTGGAGGGCGAGCGCGAGGTCTCATACGGCGAGGGCAAGGCCCTGGCCGAGGAGTGGAGCTGCCCCTTCATGGAGACATCCGCCAAAAACAAAGCCTCAGTGGATGAGCTGTTCGCAGAGATCGTTCGGCAGATGAACTACGCCGCACAGCCCAACGGCGATGAGGGCTGCTGCTCGGCCTGCGTGATCCTGTGA